In Bacteroidota bacterium, the genomic window CCATAGATTGCAAAGCCAAAGGCAATCAGCCATGCGCCCCAAAACAAACGATGTGCTGGCGCCTGCTTTTTAAGCGTTTGTGCGATGGTCATCAAGAAATAAGCCACAAAGACGACATAGCAAGCGCGGACGCTGAATACAATCGGGCAGGGGTTGATGCCCTGGAAGGTGGTATAAGAGAGGGAGGCAGCGCCGGCGAGTCCTGTTAGCAGGAATGCCCAAAACGCAATGCGGGTTGTGGTATGCAAGGTAGCTTGGCGTGTGTGGCAGGTACGGTGTATCCGTTTCAGTCAGTACATTCTTGTTACATGGAATTTAAGGGAAGGTATTATAAAGCGGAAACCCCGCGCAGCAAGGGCCGTGAAAACGAGCTTACATCACCTCAACCCCAACACGCGTGTCAGCCCTCGCAACCCTGCAGCAAGTATATGGTTTTGAAGCGTTTCGTCCGTACCAGGAGGAAATTGTTGAGCGTGTTGTAGCCGGTCATCATACGCTGCTTGTGATGCCAACCGGGGGCGGGAAGTCGCTATGTTACCAGTTGCCGGCGCTTATCCGGGAGGGTGTGGGCATTGTCATCTCTCCACTGATTGCCCTGATGCAGGATCAGGTGAGCGCCCTTACGCAACTCGGCGTCCGTGCCGCCTGTCTCAACTCCAGCCTCCCGCTTGAAGCACAACGGGAGGTTATTAGTTGGGCTGTTAAAGGGCATTTGCAAATGCTTTATGTTGCGCCAGAGCGGTTTATGACAAATGACTTTCAGTCTTTGTTGAGGCAGATCCGGCCGGCGCTTTTTGCGGTTGATGAGGCCCATTGTATTTCGCAGTGGGGACACGACTTCAGGCCAGAGTACATCCAGCTTTCGAAGCTTCGCGAACAGTACCCGGATATTCCCTGCATTGCCGTTACGGCTACCGCTGATGAACCGACGCAGGTTGAAATTCTTGAACGTCTTCAGATTCCTACAACAGGGCGGTTTGTTACCGGGTTCGACCGCCCCAATATCCGGTATACTGTAGTCCTGAAAAAGCAGGCAAAGCAACAGTTGCTTGATTTTATACAGAGCGAGCATCCCGATGCCGCTGGCATTGTGTACTGCTTTACCCGTAAAAAAGTGGAAGAGACGGCTGCATGGCTGCAATCGGAAGGATTTGAGGCCCTGCCATACCACGCCGGCCTCGATAGCCAGATACGCGCGCGAAACCAGGAGCGCTTCATCAAGGAGGAAGGCCTCATTGTGGTGGCTACCATTGCATTTGGGATGGGCATCGATAAACCCAATGTGCGGTTTGTAGCCCATATGAACGTGCCAAAGTCGCTGGAGGCCTATTACCAGGAAACGGGCAGGGCCGGCCGCGACGGGTTGCCGGCAGACGCCTGGATGGTGTACAGCCTGGGAG contains:
- the recQ gene encoding DNA helicase RecQ, giving the protein MSALATLQQVYGFEAFRPYQEEIVERVVAGHHTLLVMPTGGGKSLCYQLPALIREGVGIVISPLIALMQDQVSALTQLGVRAACLNSSLPLEAQREVISWAVKGHLQMLYVAPERFMTNDFQSLLRQIRPALFAVDEAHCISQWGHDFRPEYIQLSKLREQYPDIPCIAVTATADEPTQVEILERLQIPTTGRFVTGFDRPNIRYTVVLKKQAKQQLLDFIQSEHPDAAGIVYCFTRKKVEETAAWLQSEGFEALPYHAGLDSQIRARNQERFIKEEGLIVVATIAFGMGIDKPNVRFVAHMNVPKSLEAYYQETGRAGRDGLPADAWMVYSLGDIVQMRKLLETSDTNDKQRRVEQHKLSQLFGYCESVACRRQVLLNYFGQEGEGACGNCDTCLNPVARWNGTQAAQKVMSCIARTGQRFGAGHVIDVLVGKSSDKVSRFGHDKLPTFGVGEEFSATQWRAIIRQLVAGDYLSVDVIGYGGIKLTNACGPVLKGQEEVFFRQEQEAPRKKKRRHTPAVHYDAQPDDEALFQKLRQLRMELAKDQGVPPYVVFGDATLWAMVQQRPTDLMAFNGLSGVGQVKLERYGELFVGTIRMHEAG